In one Anticarsia gemmatalis isolate Benzon Research Colony breed Stoneville strain chromosome 9, ilAntGemm2 primary, whole genome shotgun sequence genomic region, the following are encoded:
- the LOC142975274 gene encoding ATP-binding cassette sub-family G member 1-like — translation MSSSTVVDVPTRLGHAHLSHLPQRPPINLSFQDLTYTVQNGKSSKIILRSINGDFRSGQLTAILGPSGAGKSTLLNILAGYRVAGASGVISTNGEPRDLRQFRKLSRYIMQEDLLQPYITVHEAMSIAADLKLGSDLSKAKKAIVVEEIIQLLRLTKPRNTATERLSGGERKRLSIALELLNNPPVIFLDEPTTGLDDVASSTCVSLLKRVARGGRTVICSLHTPSARLFAEFDHVYVVAGGRCAYQGTSAGVVPFLNELQLPCPKTYNPADFIIEVSSGEYGSHADRMVSAIENGKNQSWRTFDMEESELQEMEIEQLNTGGVEKHNFKHGCSSCQQFVVLLKRMLLQTVRNKNYLWLRVGLHLFIGSIVGLLFNQMGYDASKTIFNFGFCYACIIAMLYIPMMPVLLAFPTEVQLVKREYFNRWYGLKAYYAALVCSRTPATIFFSLMYLAITYPLTSQPMELDRIFMFSTTCILIALISESMGTAISSMLSVVNSVFLGPSLSVPLMLLAVYGIGYGDDPVPTIWKLARSCSFLRYGIEGLVAAIYGPPRNDLICPDHVEYCEYKNVAYFVKLMGMTGVSFWTDFIVLVCMLIAMNLTGYYLLRQRLSPNYAFRAIKVIGNFIKIKMSSVH, via the exons ATGTCTTCATCAACAGTAGTCGACGTGCCGACTCGCCTCGGCCACGCCCATCTGTCACATCTTCCTCAGCGTCCACCCATCAACCTTAGCTTCCAAGACTTGACATACACAGTGCAGAATGGAAAAA GTTCAAAGATCATCCTACGCAGCATCAATGGGGACTTCCGCTCGGGTCAGCTGACTGCCATCTTAGGTCCCTCAGGGGCCGGCAAGAGCACACTCCTAAATATACTGGCAGGATATAG GGTGGCAGGCGCAAGTGGCGTCATCTCCACAAATGGCGAGCCCAGGGATCTCAGACAGTTCAGAAAACTTTCCCGGTACATCATGCAAGAGGATCTTTTACAGCCATATATCACAGTGCATGAAGCTATGTCGATTGCAGCAGACTTGAAACTTGGTAGTGATCTGTCTAAAGCGAAAAAAGCTATTGTC gtaGAAGAAATTATACAACTTTTACGGCTAACAAAACCAAGGAACACAGCAACAGAAAGGCTATCGGGAGGAGAAAGAAAACGGCTATCAATAGCCTTAGAATTGCTGAATAATCCTCCTGTTATATTCTTGGATGAACCAACCAC AGGTCTAGATGACGTAGCATCATCAACATGCGTATCCCTCCTCAAGCGAGTGGCTCGTGGGGGTCGTACCGTCATCTGCTCCCTGCACACGCCGTCAGCGCGGTTGTTCGCGGAGTTCGACCACGTGTACGTGGTGGCGGGAGGCCGGTGCGCTTACCAGGGGACCTCGGCTGGAGTCGTGCCCTTCCTCAATGAGCTACAGCTGCCTTGCCCTAAGACTTATAACCCGGCGGACTTTA TAATCGAAGTATCAAGCGGCGAATACGGTTCACACGCAGACCGCATGGTATCCGCCATAGAAAACGGCAAGAACCAAAGCTGGAGGACCTTCGACATGGAAGAGAGTGAGTTACAAGAGATGGAGATAGAACAGCTGAACACGGGTGGAGTGGAGAAACACAACTTCAAGCATGGATGTTCGTCGTGTCAACAGTTCGTTGTACTGTTGAAGAGGATGCTCTTGCAGACTGTTAGAAATAAG aATTACTTATGGTTACGGGTTGGATTACATTTATTCATCGGATCTATAGTAGGCCTGTTGTTCAACCAAATGGGTTACGACGCCTCCAAAACTATCTTCAATTTCGGATTCTGCTACGCCTGTATTATTGCCATGTTGTATATACCTATGATGCCTGTGTTACTTGCAT ttcCTACCGAAGTCCAGCTGGTAAAACGCGAATACTTCAACCGCTGGTACGGTCTGAAGGCGTACTACGCAGCTCTGGTGTGTTCCCGCACGCCCGCCACGATATTCTTCAGCCTCATGTACCTCGCCATCACCTACCCTCTGACGTCACAGCCCATGGAGCTCGACCGCATCTTCATGTTCAGTACCACGTGTATACTGATCGCGTTGATATCTGAGTCTATGGGCACTGCTATATCTTCCATGTTAAGTGTTGTG AACTCAGTATTCCTGGGTCCATCACTAAGCGTACCACTAATGTTGTTGGCTGTGTACGGCATCGGCTACGGCGACGACCCGGTCCCTACAATATGGAAGCTGGCACGATCTTGTTCCTTCCTACGATACGGTATAGAAGGACTTGTGGCCGCTATCTACGGACCGCCACGGAACGACCTCATCTGTCCCGATCACGTCGAGTATTGTGAATACAAGAATGTTGC TTACTTCGTCAAACTTATGGGCATGACCGGCGTGTCATTCTGGACGGACTTCATCGtacttgtttgtatgttaatcGCCATGAACCTCACTGGCTACTATCTACTGCGGCAACGACTCTCGCCTAACTATGCCTTCAGAGCCATCAAAGTTATCGGCAACTTCATCAAGATTAAGATGAGCTCTGTACATTAA